From a single Bacillus pumilus genomic region:
- a CDS encoding nucleotidyltransferase-like protein gives MENLLRPIYQERASHPDTLAVIIVERRHKVSSETDNFDAALLVIVKEAEEPLFIKHYESDLQTASLNVVTDEQLKEWITLGTNRRIIDWILNGKVLFDRNEYIFNLIDELSTFPFSDRKLKIGLEYGKLIRRYIEGKAFFESNQFLDAYNSIVHALHHLARIEVIDKGFHPEVTVWNQVRHMEPEVYKLYSELIESHESLHKRLELLFLANDFLIHSKAEIGAAHLRHVMEQQDIWLFGELLAHPDLKHFTPDLSVMIDFFVEKGIVQVEPIETKGQKIYHRGYFVKKDIDA, from the coding sequence ATGGAAAATCTTCTCCGTCCTATTTATCAAGAGAGAGCAAGCCATCCAGACACATTAGCTGTGATTATAGTAGAAAGAAGACACAAAGTATCTTCTGAGACGGATAACTTTGATGCAGCACTCCTTGTCATTGTAAAGGAAGCGGAAGAGCCGTTATTTATTAAGCACTATGAATCCGATCTTCAAACAGCTTCTTTAAATGTTGTCACAGATGAACAGCTGAAGGAATGGATTACCCTAGGCACTAACCGCCGAATCATTGATTGGATTTTGAATGGGAAAGTCCTATTTGATCGGAATGAATATATTTTCAACTTGATTGATGAACTGAGTACATTCCCGTTTTCAGACCGTAAACTTAAAATCGGTTTAGAATACGGTAAGCTCATTCGTAGATATATAGAAGGAAAAGCATTTTTTGAGTCAAATCAATTCCTTGATGCATATAATTCCATTGTGCATGCTCTGCATCACCTGGCACGTATTGAAGTGATTGATAAAGGCTTCCATCCAGAAGTGACGGTTTGGAACCAGGTGCGTCATATGGAGCCGGAAGTATATAAACTTTATTCAGAACTCATTGAAAGTCACGAAAGTCTGCATAAGCGATTAGAACTCTTATTTTTAGCAAATGATTTTTTGATCCATTCAAAAGCAGAAATTGGTGCCGCTCATTTACGTCATGTCATGGAACAGCAAGATATATGGCTTTTTGGCGAGCTACTTGCGCATCCTGATCTCAAGCACTTCACGCCTGACCTTAGCGTCATGATTGATTTCTTTGTGGAAAAAGGCATTGTCCAAGTAGAGCCGATCGAGACAAAGGGGCAAAAAATCTATCATCGAGGATATTTTGTGAAAAAAGATATTGACGCATGA